A DNA window from Plasmodium vinckei vinckei genome assembly, chromosome: PVVCY_02 contains the following coding sequences:
- a CDS encoding rRNA biogenesis protein RRP36, putative gives MEEEPQKKNKKQKIKKSQKPMTVSNRKPFNVFDKNNKTSKPLVRDPRFSNLSGSFNPNFFRNAYKFLYETREHEKEAIEKKLKSKNLDPEEKNKLKNAYSNYKNTDALLKKKEEERKLKSQLVKQEKENILNKNKTPYYYSDRKIKKMVQEKGENKIGMKKIIKKEKKVLQKERRNNMIPERRYVDQS, from the exons ATGGAGGAAGAACcacaaaagaaaaataaaaaacaaaaaataaaaaagagcCAAAAACCAATGACAGTAAGTAATAGAAAACCTTTCAATGTATTTGACAAAAACAACAAAACATCAAAACCATTAGTTCGAGACCCTCgattttcaaatttatcag GCTCATTTAATCCCAACTTTTTTCGAAACGCctacaaatttttatatgagaCAAGGGAACATGAAAAAGAAGCAATtgagaaaaaattaaaaagtaaaaatttagatcctgaagaaaaaaataaattaaaaaatgcatacagtaattataaaaatacagatgcattacttaaaaaaaaagaagaagaaagaaaattaaaatcaCAACTAGTTAAACAAgagaaagaaaatattttaaataaaaataaaacaccatattattatagtgatagaaaaattaaaaagatgGTACAAGAAAAAggggaaaataaaattggtatgaaaaaaattattaaaaaggaaaagaaAGTCTTACAAAAGGaaagaagaaataatatgatCCCCGAAAGAAGATATGTTGATCAaagttaa